From Candidatus Rubrimentiphilum sp., one genomic window encodes:
- a CDS encoding glutaredoxin, with protein MAAGFDVEHIPPGAKLELYVSPSCPYCRAAREYYDRVRTPYTVHDAENDDRLREQMFALTGGDPTVPAIVVDGKYVQSGWGSPPRG; from the coding sequence ATGGCTGCCGGGTTCGACGTTGAGCACATCCCTCCGGGGGCAAAGCTGGAGCTGTATGTCAGTCCCTCGTGCCCGTACTGCCGCGCAGCCCGCGAGTACTACGACCGGGTAAGAACTCCATATACGGTCCATGACGCCGAAAACGACGATCGGCTGCGCGAGCAAATGTTCGCGCTGACCGGCGGCGACCCGACGGTGCCGGCGATCGTGGTCGACGGAAAGTATGTACAGTCCGGCTGGGGTTCGCCGCCGCGCGGTTGA